A window from Ignavibacteriota bacterium encodes these proteins:
- the pstA gene encoding phosphate ABC transporter permease PstA, which produces MDISKKHKDLTGQFFIGFTKFIFFLLGFVLLLVLGKIIYEGIGIISLEFILDEPKNNMTEGGIGPAIFGTLAVTTIMVLLSVPVGVSAAIYLSQYAKDTFFTRIIRTAVNNLAGVPSIVFGLFGLGFFILFIGRNLDEVLETGLLWGQPCLLWAAATLSVLVLPIVIVSTLEALIAVPKSHIDASFGLGATKWQTIKKVVIPQAKPGILTGTILAISRGVGETAPILFLGAAFFLPNLPIVDLCIGDYCIPMINPSEQFMYLAYHIFILATQSSNPTLTMPIQYGSTLVLIAITFLLNITAIILRYKYRKQLGKI; this is translated from the coding sequence TTGGATATTTCAAAAAAACATAAAGATTTAACCGGGCAATTTTTTATAGGCTTTACAAAATTTATTTTTTTTCTATTAGGTTTTGTACTTTTACTTGTTCTTGGCAAAATAATTTATGAAGGTATTGGAATAATATCTTTAGAATTTATACTTGATGAACCAAAAAATAATATGACTGAAGGCGGTATTGGTCCAGCAATTTTTGGTACATTAGCTGTAACTACAATTATGGTATTATTATCTGTTCCGGTTGGTGTTTCTGCCGCAATTTATCTATCTCAATATGCAAAAGATACATTCTTTACAAGAATTATTAGAACTGCCGTAAATAATTTAGCTGGTGTTCCATCAATTGTTTTTGGGTTATTCGGTTTAGGTTTTTTTATTTTGTTCATTGGCAGAAATTTAGATGAAGTTTTAGAAACCGGATTATTATGGGGACAACCTTGCTTACTTTGGGCTGCAGCAACTCTTAGTGTTTTAGTTTTGCCTATTGTAATAGTATCAACTCTTGAAGCACTTATAGCAGTACCTAAAAGTCATATTGATGCTTCGTTCGGACTTGGAGCAACAAAATGGCAGACAATTAAAAAAGTTGTAATCCCTCAAGCTAAACCCGGAATTTTAACCGGAACAATTTTAGCAATTAGCCGAGGTGTTGGTGAAACGGCACCCATTTTATTTTTAGGTGCTGCATTTTTTCTCCCAAATTTACCAATTGTTGATTTATGCATTGGCGATTATTGTATTCCGATGATAAATCCATCAGAACAATTTATGTATTTGGCATATCATATTTTCATATTAGCAACGCAGTCATCAAATCCAACTTTAACAATGCCAATTCAGTACGGATCAACATTAGTATTAATTGCTATAACTTTTTTATTAAATATTACTGCTATAATTTTAAGATATAAATACAGAAAGCAATTAGGAAAAATTTAA
- the pstC gene encoding phosphate ABC transporter permease subunit PstC, translated as MVDTTKSVDKIKNEDSELSKSESSLYGKKISINVRIKEKIIEYFFAANGIVALVFIILIFVFLFREGIQALNNVGILDFIYFDQIQIDKSVQRLYEWYPTSSEERYSLLPLIVGTLLTAIPATLISTFFGVAAGVYLSEISNPKAREFLKPMIELFASIPTVVLGFLMLVVGASVFDDLFHPSNRLNAFIAALGLSFVIIPIIASMTEDALRSIPNDLRMASYGLGATKWQTISRVIIPAGFSGVSASIILGFGRAIGETMIVLMAAGNASNITTDLFLSVRTMTATIAAEMGEVSQGSDHYYALFFIGIILFTITFFLNLIAEIIINKMRKKNIF; from the coding sequence ATGGTTGATACTACTAAATCTGTAGATAAAATTAAAAATGAAGATTCTGAATTAAGTAAATCAGAGTCTTCTCTTTATGGAAAAAAGATTTCAATAAATGTTAGAATTAAGGAAAAAATTATTGAATATTTTTTTGCGGCAAATGGAATTGTAGCATTAGTTTTTATTATTCTAATTTTTGTTTTTTTGTTTAGAGAAGGAATACAGGCACTTAACAATGTTGGCATTTTAGACTTTATTTATTTTGATCAAATTCAAATTGATAAATCTGTACAAAGATTATATGAATGGTATCCAACATCAAGTGAAGAACGTTATTCACTTTTACCATTAATTGTGGGAACACTGCTTACTGCAATTCCCGCTACATTAATTTCAACTTTTTTTGGAGTTGCTGCCGGAGTTTATTTATCTGAAATTTCAAATCCCAAAGCCCGAGAATTTTTAAAACCAATGATTGAATTATTTGCAAGTATTCCCACAGTTGTTTTAGGATTTTTAATGCTTGTTGTCGGAGCCTCGGTTTTTGATGATTTATTTCATCCATCAAATAGATTAAATGCATTTATAGCTGCACTGGGTTTATCCTTTGTAATAATTCCAATAATTGCCTCAATGACAGAAGATGCATTACGATCAATTCCGAATGATTTGAGAATGGCATCTTATGGTTTAGGCGCAACAAAATGGCAAACAATTAGCCGGGTAATAATTCCAGCCGGATTTAGCGGAGTTTCCGCAAGTATAATATTAGGTTTCGGCAGAGCAATTGGTGAAACTATGATTGTTTTAATGGCTGCAGGAAATGCTTCAAACATTACAACCGATTTATTTTTAAGCGTTAGAACAATGACAGCAACAATTGCAGCGGAAATGGGTGAAGTTTCACAAGGTTCCGATCATTATTATGCATTATTTTTTATTGGGATAATACTTTTTACGATAACGTTTTTTCTTAATCTTATTGCCGAAATAATAATTAATAAAATGCGAAAGAAAAATATTTTTTAG
- a CDS encoding phosphate ABC transporter ATP-binding protein — translation MKNTKIFTKDLCLYYGDKQALKDISLQIPEKQVTAFIGPSGCGKSTFLRVLNRMNDLIGNVNITGEVNIDGINIYDKNIDVVNLRKRIGMVFQKSNLFPKTIYENIIYGPSINGIRDKKKLEEIVEKSLKQSAIWEEVKDRLHESALSLSGGQQQRLCIARALAVKPDIILMDEPASALDPISTAKIEELIHELKENYTIVIVTHNMQQAARVSDKTAFFYLGELIEFDGTSKIFTNPSKKQTEDYITGRFG, via the coding sequence ATGAAGAATACCAAAATATTCACTAAAGATTTATGTTTATATTACGGTGATAAACAAGCGCTAAAAGATATTTCATTGCAGATTCCCGAAAAGCAAGTTACCGCATTTATTGGTCCATCTGGCTGTGGAAAATCTACATTTTTAAGAGTGTTAAATAGAATGAATGATTTAATAGGAAATGTTAATATTACCGGTGAAGTAAATATTGATGGAATTAATATTTATGATAAAAATATAGATGTTGTAAATTTACGTAAACGAATTGGAATGGTTTTCCAAAAATCAAATTTATTTCCAAAAACAATTTATGAAAATATAATTTACGGGCCTTCGATAAACGGAATTAGAGATAAGAAAAAACTGGAAGAAATTGTTGAAAAATCTTTAAAGCAATCTGCAATTTGGGAAGAAGTAAAAGATAGATTGCATGAATCGGCACTAAGTCTTTCCGGCGGGCAGCAGCAGCGTTTATGCATTGCACGTGCATTAGCTGTAAAACCGGATATAATTTTAATGGATGAGCCGGCAAGCGCTTTAGATCCAATTTCTACCGCAAAAATTGAAGAATTGATTCATGAACTTAAAGAAAATTATACAATTGTAATTGTTACACACAATATGCAGCAAGCAGCACGCGTAAGTGATAAAACTGCATTTTTCTATCTTGGTGAATTAATTGAGTTTGACGGAACATCTAAAATTTTTACAAATCCATCAAAAAAACAGACAGAAGATTACATAACCGGTAGATTTGGTTAA
- a CDS encoding phosphate ABC transporter substrate-binding protein has product MKNKLSLVVTAILISLVLFVGCKKKEEVEKSIVSVKGSDTMVNLSQKWAENYMKKNPNASIQVTGGGSGTGIAALLNGTMDIANSSRELKEKEYELAKTKNISPKEFKVALDGIAVIVNPTNTINELTMTQILEIFTGKITNWKQLGGEDLPIVLYGRENSSGTYEFFKEHVLGKDERGETRDFANTTQVLQGTAALGEAVARDNKGIGYGGVGYFAVRTDVKILKVKADETAEGIAPAQEGKVNYEAIWNGTYSISRYLYCYTNGTPDKKVQDFMDFILSKEGQDLVKQMEYIPLPQ; this is encoded by the coding sequence ATGAAAAACAAATTGTCATTAGTTGTTACAGCAATATTGATCAGTTTAGTTTTATTTGTCGGTTGTAAGAAAAAGGAAGAAGTTGAGAAATCAATTGTTTCGGTAAAAGGTTCTGATACTATGGTAAATTTATCACAGAAATGGGCTGAAAACTACATGAAGAAAAATCCAAATGCATCAATACAAGTTACTGGCGGCGGTTCTGGCACTGGCATAGCTGCGCTTTTAAATGGAACTATGGATATTGCAAATTCGAGCAGAGAATTAAAAGAAAAAGAATATGAATTAGCAAAAACGAAAAATATTTCACCTAAAGAATTCAAAGTTGCATTGGATGGAATTGCAGTTATTGTAAATCCAACAAACACAATTAATGAATTAACTATGACTCAAATCTTGGAAATTTTCACCGGAAAAATCACAAATTGGAAGCAACTTGGTGGTGAAGATTTGCCTATTGTTTTATATGGAAGAGAAAATAGCAGCGGAACGTATGAATTTTTTAAAGAACATGTATTGGGAAAAGATGAAAGAGGAGAAACTCGAGATTTTGCAAATACAACACAAGTTTTGCAAGGAACTGCAGCTTTAGGTGAAGCAGTAGCTCGTGATAATAAAGGAATTGGATATGGTGGTGTTGGTTATTTTGCAGTTAGAACAGACGTTAAAATTCTAAAAGTAAAGGCAGACGAAACTGCAGAAGGAATTGCCCCGGCACAAGAAGGAAAAGTTAATTATGAGGCAATTTGGAATGGCACTTATTCTATTTCAAGATATTTATATTGCTACACAAATGGTACACCAGATAAAAAAGTTCAAGATTTTATGGATTTTATATTATCAAAAGAAGGTCAAGATTTAGTTAAGCAAATGGAATATATTCCTTTACCTCAATAA